One Nostoc punctiforme PCC 73102 DNA window includes the following coding sequences:
- a CDS encoding Uma2 family endonuclease yields MVQISNKRLTLEEFLALPETKPYCEYIDGQIVPKPMPQRKHSTIQGELCPAINSVIKIQKMGWAFPELRCTFAGRSIVPDVAVFSWARLPVDENGDIANTFTVAPDWIIEILSPEQSHTKVTKKILHALNHGTQMGWLIDPDERFIAAYPAGQQPLPFEEIESVLPVPEFCQGLQLKVGDIFGWLKVTA; encoded by the coding sequence ATGGTACAAATATCAAATAAAAGATTGACTCTAGAAGAGTTTCTCGCACTACCAGAAACTAAACCGTACTGTGAATACATTGACGGTCAAATTGTTCCAAAACCTATGCCTCAAAGAAAACATAGTACTATTCAAGGAGAACTCTGTCCCGCAATCAATTCTGTTATCAAAATCCAAAAAATGGGTTGGGCTTTTCCAGAATTGCGTTGCACTTTTGCAGGACGTTCTATAGTTCCCGATGTCGCTGTATTTTCTTGGGCAAGGCTTCCCGTAGATGAAAATGGTGATATTGCCAATACATTTACTGTAGCACCCGACTGGATAATCGAAATTCTCTCACCCGAACAAAGCCATACAAAAGTTACAAAAAAAATCTTACACGCTCTCAATCATGGAACTCAAATGGGTTGGTTAATTGATCCTGATGAGCGATTCATTGCTGCTTATCCTGCGGGACAACAACCTTTACCTTTTGAGGAAATTGAGTCTGTTTTACCAGTGCCAGAATTTTGTCAGGGGTTACAGTTGA
- a CDS encoding stage II sporulation protein M: protein MNIQRWIARREPNWQRLDALLKQIEKRGLKSLRAAEIRELASLYRSVAADLARARTQQIGNTLIQSLQSLTTRAYTQIYQGSRRQEWQAILEFYKWGLPDVVQKTFAYIAVATALFLIGALVAWWYSWQNPSFMALIVPESLITKVRDDHKLWMGSIVGVEPLASSSITINNLSVSFGAVAGGITVGLYTAYLMIFNGLLIGAVGTLVGQNNLAYPFWAFVFPHGSLELPAIFFAGGSGFLLARAILFPGKYRRGDALKFYGSQAVQLVFGIVPMLIIAGTIEGFFSPNPSIPDAIKYLAGMGLFILLVMYCSRKQT from the coding sequence ATGAATATTCAACGTTGGATTGCGCGACGAGAACCAAATTGGCAACGTCTGGATGCCTTATTAAAGCAGATAGAAAAAAGAGGGCTAAAGTCTCTACGGGCAGCAGAAATTAGAGAATTAGCGAGTTTATATCGTTCAGTAGCGGCAGATTTGGCTCGTGCCCGTACCCAGCAAATCGGCAATACTTTGATACAAAGTTTACAATCTTTAACAACTCGTGCCTATACGCAGATTTACCAAGGTTCGCGGCGACAGGAATGGCAAGCAATCCTAGAATTTTACAAATGGGGATTACCAGATGTAGTCCAGAAAACATTTGCATATATTGCTGTAGCCACGGCACTATTCCTAATAGGGGCACTAGTGGCTTGGTGGTATTCTTGGCAAAACCCCAGCTTTATGGCTTTGATCGTACCTGAAAGTTTGATTACCAAGGTGCGAGACGATCATAAATTATGGATGGGGTCAATTGTCGGTGTTGAACCTCTGGCATCCAGCAGTATCACGATCAACAATTTGTCCGTTTCTTTTGGTGCTGTTGCTGGTGGTATCACCGTCGGGCTATATACAGCCTATTTGATGATTTTTAATGGCTTATTAATTGGTGCTGTTGGCACTTTGGTTGGTCAAAATAATCTGGCTTATCCTTTTTGGGCTTTTGTATTTCCACATGGTTCCTTGGAATTACCCGCAATCTTTTTTGCTGGGGGTTCAGGATTTTTATTAGCAAGAGCAATTTTATTTCCTGGTAAATATCGCCGTGGAGATGCACTGAAATTTTATGGTTCTCAGGCGGTGCAGCTAGTATTTGGCATTGTACCAATGTTGATAATTGCTGGTACGATCGAAGGCTTTTTTTCACCTAATCCGAGCATACCTGATGCAATTAAATATTTAGCAGGAATGGGGTTGTTTATACTTTTGGTAATGTATTGTAGCCGCAAGCAAACATAA
- a CDS encoding RDD family protein, with amino-acid sequence MRFFNRITFQTPESVELEFTLAGIGNRALALLIDYAVLGITLLLFVFTWTVFSTQLVNFLEDFFTSLPNLDIWLLAIFFIITFVIYISYFVFFETLWFGQTPGKRVAKIRVVRDDGRLIGLQQATLRALLRPFDEILFIGAFLIMLGSREKRLGDLAAGTIVIQAEIPIASATLTISEQAKELHEQLIQIADLSKLLPDDFAVIREYLQRRAAMSLKARASLSLKLAEQVVAIINLENLPEAVTPDVFLEAVYLVYQEPKF; translated from the coding sequence ATGCGCTTTTTTAATCGCATCACATTCCAGACTCCAGAAAGTGTAGAGTTGGAATTTACTTTAGCGGGAATTGGTAATCGAGCTTTAGCGCTGCTGATTGACTATGCAGTGTTGGGTATAACTTTGCTTCTGTTTGTCTTTACCTGGACTGTCTTTTCAACGCAGCTGGTAAATTTTCTTGAAGACTTTTTTACGAGTTTACCAAATTTAGACATTTGGTTGTTAGCAATTTTCTTCATTATTACCTTTGTAATTTACATCAGCTATTTTGTATTTTTTGAAACCTTATGGTTTGGGCAAACCCCTGGTAAACGGGTTGCTAAAATTCGCGTAGTTCGAGATGATGGCAGGCTCATTGGGTTACAACAAGCAACTCTCCGTGCCCTATTGCGACCCTTTGATGAGATTTTATTTATTGGCGCTTTTTTAATTATGTTGGGTAGTCGTGAAAAGCGTTTAGGTGATTTGGCTGCCGGTACAATTGTAATTCAAGCTGAAATACCCATCGCATCGGCGACATTGACAATTTCAGAACAGGCAAAGGAACTTCATGAACAGTTAATCCAAATCGCCGATTTATCGAAATTATTGCCCGATGATTTTGCAGTTATTCGTGAATATTTGCAGCGACGGGCTGCAATGTCATTAAAGGCAAGAGCCTCACTATCTCTAAAGTTAGCCGAGCAAGTAGTAGCTATTATTAATTTAGAAAACTTGCCAGAAGCTGTTACACCTGATGTATTTTTAGAAGCTGTTTATCTCGTATATCAAGAACCTAAATTTTAG
- a CDS encoding DUF1868 domain-containing protein — translation MDDNYQTYLNRLARLTLPEAYRSQAQHIQESSKFQPNSGLREAASFPGYTLITPPAAEEESENSAFYAKLQTYQQELLQLPVNRNLIIPVPPASFHVTLADLIWDHAYLDAREKNPKFDEELPSCLAEMFQQYQQLMTNRSHPIKWQMLGLILMPRAIAVCLVPQDESCYEEIIKFRRTIYQNPKLIALGIEQHYHFTAHVTLAYFGEVSSDLDRTSFSTKLSELNEKWLFNLPEFSINRVELRKFDNMTHYYREPDWPILDF, via the coding sequence TTGGACGACAACTATCAAACTTACTTAAATCGGTTAGCACGACTGACGCTGCCAGAAGCCTACAGATCCCAAGCCCAGCATATTCAGGAATCTTCTAAATTTCAGCCAAATTCTGGCTTGAGAGAAGCAGCGTCTTTTCCTGGGTATACGCTAATTACACCGCCTGCGGCAGAAGAAGAATCAGAAAATTCTGCTTTCTATGCCAAATTACAGACTTACCAACAGGAACTTTTGCAGTTGCCTGTAAACCGTAATTTGATTATACCTGTACCTCCTGCTAGCTTCCATGTAACTTTAGCGGATTTAATTTGGGATCATGCTTACCTTGATGCCCGCGAAAAGAATCCTAAATTTGACGAGGAGTTACCCTCTTGTTTAGCCGAAATGTTTCAGCAATATCAACAATTGATGACAAATAGGAGTCATCCGATTAAATGGCAAATGCTGGGACTGATACTGATGCCAAGAGCTATAGCTGTTTGTTTAGTACCTCAAGATGAAAGCTGCTATGAGGAAATTATTAAGTTCCGCCGAACAATTTATCAAAATCCCAAGTTGATTGCCTTGGGTATTGAGCAGCATTATCATTTCACTGCCCATGTTACATTAGCCTATTTTGGGGAGGTTTCATCTGACTTAGATCGCACAAGTTTCAGCACAAAGCTTTCGGAATTGAATGAAAAATGGCTGTTTAATTTGCCAGAATTTTCGATCAATCGTGTCGAATTGCGAAAATTTGACAACATGACACACTATTATCGTGAACCAGATTGGCCGATTTTAGATTTTTAA
- the holA gene encoding DNA polymerase III subunit delta, with product MPIYVYWGEDDFAMEKAIAVLRDHVLDPNWISFNYTAFTPDQADAAIQALNQVMTPTFGAGGRLVWLINTTLYQHCPENVLAELVRSLSVIPENSFLLLSSRNKPDERLKSTKLLKQFATEFREFPLIPPWKTELLVQSVNQVAQTVGVKLTANTAQLLAESVGNDTRLLYNEIEKLRLYAYGSNKPLDVDTVTKLVRNTTQNSLQLAAAIRIGDTAKALTTLADMINASEPGLRIVATLIGQFRTWLWVKIMIESGERNQQAIAIAADIGNPKRIYFLQQEIKLLSVQQLISCLPLLLELEVSLKQGASEMSTFQTKVIELCQVCQGS from the coding sequence ATGCCAATCTATGTTTACTGGGGTGAAGATGATTTTGCGATGGAAAAGGCGATCGCTGTTTTGCGCGATCACGTTCTCGATCCCAATTGGATAAGTTTTAATTACACTGCATTCACCCCGGATCAAGCTGATGCTGCTATCCAGGCGTTAAATCAGGTGATGACACCTACTTTTGGCGCGGGTGGACGCTTGGTATGGCTGATAAATACAACCCTGTATCAGCACTGTCCAGAGAATGTCTTAGCGGAACTAGTGCGATCGCTATCTGTCATTCCCGAAAACTCATTTTTATTACTCAGCAGCCGCAACAAGCCAGATGAACGCCTCAAATCCACGAAATTGTTAAAACAATTTGCTACCGAATTCCGAGAATTTCCCCTCATCCCTCCTTGGAAAACCGAATTACTAGTGCAATCTGTTAATCAAGTAGCCCAGACTGTGGGCGTAAAACTCACTGCCAATACTGCCCAACTGTTGGCAGAATCCGTCGGAAATGATACGCGATTGCTCTACAATGAAATAGAGAAATTACGGTTATATGCCTACGGTAGCAATAAGCCTTTAGACGTAGATACCGTTACAAAGCTAGTAAGAAATACTACTCAAAATAGTTTACAATTAGCAGCAGCAATCAGAATAGGAGATACAGCGAAAGCTTTGACAACCTTGGCAGATATGATCAATGCTTCCGAACCGGGATTACGGATAGTGGCCACACTGATTGGACAATTTCGCACCTGGCTATGGGTCAAGATTATGATAGAAAGTGGTGAGCGCAACCAACAAGCGATAGCTATTGCTGCTGATATCGGTAATCCCAAGCGGATCTACTTCTTACAGCAAGAAATCAAACTGCTTTCTGTGCAACAGTTAATCTCATGCTTACCTCTACTATTGGAGTTAGAAGTGAGCCTTAAGCAAGGAGCATCAGAAATGTCAACCTTTCAGACTAAAGTCATCGAACTTTGTCAAGTATGCCAAGGAAGTTGA
- a CDS encoding DUF4168 domain-containing protein, whose amino-acid sequence MNKISNFLSRSSRKRILCQSFFFGAIATTSVISNAFSVNSKAYGQTPSPIANNTQIDSYAQAVLAMEPARQKAFETIKNLIGNGEVPKIVCNDSNSINGLPRKAQDIAVNYCNNSQKIVQDNGLSIDQFNKITIELQNNDLLKQQVYNTLLRLQKTPDSP is encoded by the coding sequence ATGAATAAAATTTCCAATTTTCTTTCCCGATCCAGCCGAAAGCGAATCCTTTGCCAATCATTCTTTTTCGGCGCGATCGCTACTACGAGTGTCATTTCTAACGCTTTTTCAGTTAATTCAAAAGCTTATGGTCAAACTCCATCACCAATAGCTAACAATACTCAAATTGACAGCTACGCTCAAGCAGTGCTAGCAATGGAACCAGCACGCCAAAAGGCTTTTGAAACCATTAAAAACCTTATTGGCAATGGAGAAGTTCCTAAAATTGTTTGTAACGATTCTAACAGCATAAATGGTCTTCCTAGAAAGGCTCAAGATATCGCAGTAAATTACTGTAATAACTCTCAAAAAATTGTCCAAGATAATGGTTTGAGCATCGATCAGTTTAACAAAATCACAATAGAACTACAAAATAACGATCTTTTAAAACAGCAGGTTTATAATACCTTACTGCGTCTGCAAAAAACTCCTGATTCTCCGTAG
- a CDS encoding LuxR C-terminal-related transcriptional regulator has protein sequence MIALTKTLVKTVAEPEQLENIDLLNSKRANFLQEVIEGLEDGILILSPTGEVVHSNASANRLCCQFNQDNFNPNFVPPAIWNLCESLLSSQYLFSDKLLILSDEIVLDKSNIFRIRVRLLDLDGFEVPCLLVTIENQYESVKNVALTEVKKFDLTPREAEIWFLYRSNYSYKEIAMKLYITINTVKKHMKNIHTKRQANLSDN, from the coding sequence ATGATTGCCCTAACAAAGACATTAGTAAAAACAGTAGCAGAACCAGAACAGCTAGAGAATATTGATTTACTTAACTCGAAGCGAGCTAATTTTTTACAAGAAGTAATTGAGGGCTTAGAAGACGGTATATTAATTTTAAGCCCAACGGGTGAAGTAGTACATAGTAATGCGTCTGCTAATCGCCTTTGTTGCCAATTCAATCAAGATAATTTCAACCCGAATTTTGTACCGCCAGCTATCTGGAATCTTTGTGAATCTTTACTCAGTAGCCAGTATTTGTTTTCTGATAAACTTCTGATTTTGTCGGATGAAATTGTACTTGATAAGTCAAATATTTTTCGGATTAGGGTGAGACTGCTAGATTTAGATGGGTTTGAAGTGCCTTGCTTATTAGTTACCATAGAAAATCAATATGAGTCTGTAAAAAATGTAGCACTCACTGAAGTTAAAAAATTTGACCTCACGCCACGAGAAGCTGAAATTTGGTTTCTCTATAGAAGCAACTACAGCTACAAAGAAATTGCTATGAAGCTTTACATCACCATAAACACTGTGAAGAAGCACATGAAAAATATTCACACTAAACGACAAGCAAACCTTTCTGATAATTGA
- the recR gene encoding recombination mediator RecR, which yields MQRLPGVGPKSAQRLALHILKRPEAEVEALAQALIEAKKQIGLCSVCFHLSAEPVCEICRNANRDNNTICVVADPRDVIALEKTREYKGKYHVLGGVISPIDGIGPEQLNILALQRRVNQQKPQEVILAISPSVEGETTTLYIGQLLKPFTKVTRIAFGLPVGGDLEYADEVTLARALEGRRELD from the coding sequence TTGCAACGCCTGCCGGGAGTTGGCCCTAAATCTGCCCAAAGACTGGCTTTGCATATTTTGAAGCGTCCAGAAGCAGAAGTAGAAGCTTTGGCACAAGCTTTAATTGAAGCCAAAAAACAGATAGGCTTGTGTTCTGTTTGCTTTCACTTATCTGCTGAACCTGTTTGTGAAATCTGTCGCAATGCCAACCGTGACAACAATACTATCTGTGTCGTAGCAGATCCCCGCGATGTAATTGCGCTGGAAAAAACCCGCGAATACAAAGGCAAATATCACGTTTTGGGTGGGGTGATTTCTCCAATTGATGGAATTGGGCCAGAACAGTTGAATATACTGGCTTTGCAGCGACGGGTGAATCAACAAAAGCCTCAAGAAGTGATTCTGGCAATTAGTCCCAGCGTAGAAGGGGAAACAACAACACTATATATAGGTCAGCTACTGAAACCATTTACCAAGGTGACGCGGATTGCCTTTGGTTTGCCTGTAGGTGGTGATTTGGAATACGCCGACGAAGTGACCCTGGCAAGGGCATTGGAAGGACGCAGGGAGTTAGATTAA